In candidate division WOR-3 bacterium, the following are encoded in one genomic region:
- the gltA gene encoding NADPH-dependent glutamate synthase translates to MKEQPPEVRRNNFDEVPYGYTPEEAIAEAQRCLKCKKPSCVEGCPVQVDIPGFIAQIAQGNFLEAMRVMKRTNVLPAICGRVCPQEVQCEGACILGKKMEPVAIGNLERFIADWEATQPECVMCEIQPSTGKRVAVIGCGPAGLTVAGDMRKLGHDVTIFEALHKPGGVLMYGIPEFRLPKTVVEREVNFVRSMGVKIQLNYVVGKLKTVDELLKEFDAVFVGTGAGLPLFMNIPGENYLGVYSANEYLTRSNLMKAYLFPRYDTPIVRGKRVAVIGGGNVAMDAARTALRLGAERSILIYRRSRNEMPARAAEIHHAEEEGVEFMLLTNPVRYIADDNGWVKEVECLRMELGEPDASGRRRPVPVPGSEFRIEVDTVVVAIGNSPNPLIPQTTPGLETTKKGTIVCDLRTGRTTKKGVFAGGDIVTGAATVILAMGAGRIAARSMDEYLRTGVW, encoded by the coding sequence ATGAAGGAGCAGCCACCCGAGGTCAGGCGGAACAACTTTGATGAGGTGCCTTACGGTTATACACCTGAGGAGGCGATTGCGGAAGCCCAGCGCTGCCTGAAGTGCAAAAAGCCAAGTTGTGTTGAGGGCTGTCCGGTTCAGGTTGATATCCCTGGCTTTATCGCTCAGATTGCCCAGGGCAATTTCCTTGAGGCGATGAGGGTAATGAAGCGGACCAATGTTTTGCCCGCAATCTGCGGCAGGGTTTGCCCCCAGGAGGTGCAGTGTGAAGGTGCCTGCATTTTAGGGAAAAAGATGGAGCCTGTCGCGATTGGCAATCTTGAGCGGTTCATCGCGGACTGGGAGGCAACCCAGCCCGAGTGCGTGATGTGCGAAATCCAGCCCTCGACCGGCAAGAGGGTTGCGGTTATCGGGTGCGGTCCGGCGGGTCTCACGGTTGCCGGTGATATGCGGAAATTGGGGCATGATGTCACCATCTTTGAGGCGTTACACAAGCCGGGCGGTGTGCTGATGTACGGAATCCCTGAGTTCAGATTACCCAAGACGGTTGTTGAACGGGAGGTGAACTTTGTCCGTTCGATGGGGGTGAAGATACAACTTAACTATGTGGTGGGGAAACTGAAGACCGTTGATGAGTTGCTTAAAGAGTTTGATGCGGTTTTTGTCGGAACAGGTGCGGGCCTGCCCCTTTTTATGAACATCCCCGGTGAGAACTACCTTGGTGTCTATTCCGCTAATGAGTACCTGACCCGGTCAAATTTGATGAAGGCGTATCTTTTCCCAAGGTATGATACGCCCATCGTTAGGGGAAAAAGGGTGGCGGTGATCGGTGGTGGCAATGTGGCGATGGATGCGGCACGGACCGCTCTGCGCCTTGGTGCTGAGCGTTCCATCCTTATCTATCGCCGTTCCCGGAATGAGATGCCGGCAAGGGCAGCGGAGATTCACCACGCTGAGGAGGAGGGGGTGGAGTTTATGCTTTTGACCAATCCGGTCCGCTATATTGCCGATGATAATGGCTGGGTCAAGGAGGTGGAGTGTCTGCGGATGGAATTGGGTGAGCCGGATGCCTCAGGCAGGCGCAGACCGGTCCCGGTTCCAGGGAGCGAGTTCAGGATTGAGGTTGATACGGTGGTGGTGGCAATTGGCAATAGCCCGAACCCCTTGATACCGCAGACCACACCCGGTCTGGAGACGACCAAAAAAGGAACAATTGTCTGCGACCTGAGGACCGGCAGAACAACTAAAAAGGGTGTCTTTGCGGGTGGCGATATTGTTACCGGTGCGGCGACCGTTATTCTTGCGATGGGTGCGGGCAGAATAGCGGCAAGGTCTATGGATGAGTATCTGCGCACCGGGGTCTGGTAA
- a CDS encoding 30S ribosomal protein S5, giving the protein MGTETEIVQPEPELIERVINIKRISKVMKGGKRMRISATVVVGDGKGQVGVGHGKALEVAVAVRKATVRAQKEMVKVAFKG; this is encoded by the coding sequence ATGGGAACAGAAACAGAGATAGTTCAACCTGAACCAGAGCTGATTGAACGGGTGATCAACATCAAGCGTATTTCCAAGGTGATGAAGGGTGGCAAGCGGATGCGGATTTCGGCAACAGTGGTTGTTGGGGATGGCAAGGGGCAGGTTGGTGTTGGTCATGGCAAGGCGCTGGAGGTGGCGGTGGCGGTGCGTAAGGCAACGGTGCGGGCGCAGAAGGAGATGGTGAAGGTTGCGTTTAAGGGG
- a CDS encoding 30S ribosomal protein S5, with protein PHETWGKYGASKVLVKPAAPGTGLIACPQVRAVLEAVGLRDALSKAYGSRNHYNTAKATILALEKLRTIDRVAAARNKPIRHFVEKDESETVESPAG; from the coding sequence TACCCCACGAGACCTGGGGAAAGTATGGTGCCAGCAAGGTGCTGGTTAAACCAGCAGCCCCGGGAACAGGTTTGATCGCCTGTCCGCAGGTGCGGGCGGTTTTGGAGGCGGTAGGTCTGCGCGATGCCCTGAGCAAGGCTTACGGTTCCCGCAATCATTACAATACCGCCAAGGCAACGATTTTGGCTTTGGAAAAGTTGCGCACAATTGACCGGGTCGCAGCAGCGAGGAATAAACCGATAAGACATTTTGTGGAGAAGGATGAAAGTGAAACAGTTGAAAGTCCGGCTGGTTAA
- the rpmD gene encoding 50S ribosomal protein L30, whose translation MKVKQLKVRLVKSLIDEKKEHKLTARALGLRRVGATRVHNDTPEIRGMIFKIKHLIEVEEL comes from the coding sequence ATGAAAGTGAAACAGTTGAAAGTCCGGCTGGTTAAGAGCCTGATTGACGAGAAAAAGGAGCACAAACTGACCGCCCGGGCATTGGGTCTGCGTCGGGTGGGAGCAACGAGGGTGCATAACGATACACCGGAGATAAGAGGGATGATTTTCAAGATTAAACATTTAATAGAAGTGGAGGAGTTGTGA
- the proS gene encoding proline--tRNA ligase has protein sequence MKDESYVKEIPAKRDNFSEWYTAVVLKAELADYAPVRGCMVIRPYGYALWENMQARLDARFKATGHTNAYFPTLIPESFLKKEAEHVKGFSPQVAWVTRGGDSDLTEPLALRPTSEAIINYMYARWVKSYRDLPVLINQWCNIFRWEKTTRLFLRTLEFLWQEGHTLHRTEEEAQEETLRILNIYVDFVENDLSVPVIAGLKPESEKFPGAIATYSIEALMPDGQALQAGTSHNLGQNFTKAFDIRYLDEDNTEKHPWGTSWGVSSRLVGAVIMTHGDDKGLFLPPKIAPYQVVIVPILYGKDDEAVLAQCQKAKEILAGFRVKLDDRPQFTPGWKFNEYEMRGVPLRVEIGPRDVKENQVVLVPRDGSGKITVKLENLASETGKLLDQIQVNMLVRARNWVDSVTTTAATLDEFKRNIKEKPGYVKVHWCGSQDCENRIIDETKTTPRNMPLQEQNILGKCIVCGKQTKTLIYYARTY, from the coding sequence ATGAAGGATGAATCTTATGTAAAGGAGATTCCGGCAAAGAGAGACAACTTCTCTGAGTGGTATACCGCGGTGGTGTTAAAGGCAGAGCTTGCCGATTATGCGCCGGTGCGCGGTTGTATGGTTATCAGACCTTATGGCTATGCGCTCTGGGAGAATATGCAGGCGCGGCTTGACGCCCGTTTTAAGGCAACCGGTCATACTAACGCCTATTTCCCCACCTTGATTCCGGAGAGTTTTTTGAAGAAGGAGGCGGAGCATGTCAAGGGTTTTTCCCCGCAGGTTGCCTGGGTGACAAGGGGCGGTGACTCGGATTTGACCGAGCCCTTGGCTTTAAGACCGACCAGCGAGGCGATAATCAACTATATGTATGCCCGCTGGGTCAAGAGCTATCGCGATCTCCCGGTCTTGATAAACCAGTGGTGCAATATCTTCCGCTGGGAAAAGACCACGAGGCTTTTTCTGCGCACCCTTGAGTTCCTCTGGCAGGAGGGGCACACCTTACATCGCACCGAGGAGGAGGCGCAGGAGGAGACATTGCGCATCCTAAACATCTATGTTGACTTTGTTGAGAACGACCTATCGGTACCGGTGATTGCCGGTCTCAAGCCGGAGAGCGAAAAGTTTCCGGGCGCAATTGCCACCTATTCAATTGAGGCGTTGATGCCTGATGGTCAGGCTCTCCAGGCAGGGACATCGCACAACCTGGGTCAGAACTTTACTAAGGCATTTGACATCCGCTACCTTGATGAGGACAACACCGAAAAGCACCCCTGGGGAACATCCTGGGGCGTTTCCAGCCGCCTTGTCGGTGCGGTGATAATGACCCACGGTGATGACAAGGGGCTATTTCTCCCGCCGAAAATAGCGCCCTATCAGGTGGTGATTGTGCCGATTCTCTATGGCAAGGATGACGAGGCGGTTTTGGCGCAGTGCCAGAAGGCAAAGGAAATCCTTGCCGGGTTCAGGGTGAAACTTGATGACCGTCCTCAATTTACCCCGGGCTGGAAGTTCAACGAATATGAGATGCGGGGCGTGCCCTTAAGGGTTGAGATTGGTCCAAGGGATGTCAAAGAGAATCAGGTGGTGCTTGTGCCGAGGGATGGTTCAGGGAAAATTACCGTCAAACTTGAAAACCTCGCCTCTGAGACCGGAAAACTCCTTGACCAGATTCAAGTCAATATGCTTGTTCGTGCCCGCAACTGGGTTGATAGCGTCACAACCACCGCCGCCACTCTTGATGAGTTCAAAAGGAACATAAAAGAAAAGCCCGGCTATGTGAAGGTGCACTGGTGCGGTTCTCAGGACTGCGAGAACAGAATCATTGACGAGACCAAGACCACCCCGCGCAATATGCCCTTACAGGAGCAGAACATCTTAGGGAAATGCATCGTCTGCGGCAAACAGACCAAAACCCTGATTTATTACGCCCGAACCTATTAG
- a CDS encoding D-alanine--D-alanine ligase — protein MSRSDIVRRLRKRRIGVLMGGWSSEREVSLLSGQRVLESLKRQGYQAVGIDINRTFVDQIRQAKIDMAFIALHGRPGEDGTMQGFLELMGIPYTGSGVTASAVAMDKVFTKMLFRQLGIPTPDFISIGEDDDVAAGLAEAEKRFGYPMIAKPRCEGSSVGIELLDGRRGALDRCERVWRGFGDMLIEPFIKGMIATVGILGEMVLPILELVPKSHEFYNYEAKYTRGETDFILPARLDSRTEKRIKELALKAHQGLGCKGFSRIDLIVKDNRQPYFLEINTIPGLTDISDLPAQAAHAGISYDELIFRILADALV, from the coding sequence ATGAGCAGGAGCGATATTGTCCGCCGATTACGCAAGCGCCGAATCGGCGTCTTAATGGGAGGTTGGTCAAGCGAAAGGGAGGTTTCCCTCCTTTCTGGACAACGGGTTTTGGAGTCCTTAAAAAGGCAGGGCTATCAGGCTGTGGGGATTGACATCAACCGTACTTTTGTTGACCAGATCAGGCAGGCAAAGATTGATATGGCTTTTATTGCCCTGCACGGCAGACCGGGCGAGGATGGCACTATGCAGGGGTTTTTAGAGTTGATGGGTATCCCTTATACCGGTTCTGGTGTGACCGCTTCGGCGGTGGCTATGGACAAGGTCTTTACCAAGATGCTTTTCCGACAGCTGGGGATACCAACCCCGGACTTCATCAGCATCGGTGAGGATGACGATGTTGCTGCGGGTCTTGCCGAGGCAGAAAAGCGGTTTGGCTATCCGATGATTGCCAAGCCGAGGTGTGAGGGTTCAAGTGTGGGGATTGAACTTTTGGATGGGAGGCGCGGGGCGCTCGACCGGTGCGAGCGGGTGTGGCGTGGTTTTGGTGATATGCTCATTGAACCATTTATAAAAGGGATGATTGCCACCGTTGGTATCCTCGGCGAAATGGTCTTGCCGATCCTGGAGCTGGTGCCTAAGAGCCATGAGTTTTATAACTATGAGGCAAAGTACACCCGCGGTGAGACCGATTTCATCCTCCCCGCGCGGCTGGACAGCCGCACCGAAAAGAGAATAAAGGAACTGGCTTTGAAGGCGCATCAGGGTCTGGGTTGTAAGGGTTTTTCCCGAATAGATTTGATTGTCAAGGACAATCGGCAGCCCTATTTCCTGGAGATAAACACAATCCCAGGCTTGACCGACATTTCTGACCTGCCGGCACAGGCAGCGCATGCAGGAATATCTTATGATGAACTGATATTCCGTATTCTTGCCGATGCGTTAGTATAA
- the rplR gene encoding 50S ribosomal protein L18, whose product MIRNRRLRRHLSIRKRVSGSPERPRLCVNRSNRHIYAQLIDDTTGKVLTGASTLSPELKGKKLKPVEIALEVGRLIAEKAKTLGVKKVVFDRAGYRYHGRVKALAEGARQGGLEF is encoded by the coding sequence ATGATTCGTAATCGAAGGCTGAGACGGCACCTGAGCATCAGGAAGCGCGTCAGTGGTAGTCCGGAAAGACCGCGGTTGTGCGTTAATCGCAGCAACCGGCATATCTATGCCCAGTTGATTGACGACACCACCGGCAAGGTCCTAACCGGTGCCTCCACCCTTTCTCCGGAGTTGAAAGGAAAGAAGTTGAAGCCGGTGGAGATTGCCTTAGAGGTGGGCAGACTGATTGCCGAAAAGGCAAAAACATTGGGTGTGAAAAAGGTGGTCTTTGACCGTGCAGGTTATCGGTATCATGGTCGGGTCAAGGCGTTGGCTGAAGGTGCCCGGCAAGGAGGTTTGGAGTTTTGA
- a CDS encoding sulfide/dihydroorotate dehydrogenase-like FAD/NAD-binding protein encodes MFKILKKQILAPGVKRLELAAPEIARKALPGQFVVLRINEQGERIPLTIADALPDEGVLVIVFQEVGKTTMLLGTLNEGDEIMDLIGPLGKPSEIERFGTVACVAGGVGTPEIYPVARALKRAGNRVIGIIGFRNKDLILMEKEMREVVDELIVATDDGSNGNKGLVTDMLQRVIDRGEKIDRCFAVGPVIMMKMVSLLTKKYGIPTVVSLNPIMLDATGMCGVCRVEIDGETKFACVDGPEFDGHKVNFDLLMARLKTYVKEEREAVEIFQKGCGCERRNRG; translated from the coding sequence ATGTTTAAGATATTGAAAAAGCAGATACTTGCACCAGGTGTTAAGCGGCTGGAACTGGCTGCGCCCGAGATTGCCCGCAAGGCTTTGCCCGGGCAGTTTGTGGTCTTGCGGATAAATGAGCAGGGCGAAAGAATTCCCTTGACCATTGCGGATGCGCTTCCTGATGAAGGGGTTTTGGTTATTGTGTTTCAGGAGGTTGGGAAGACGACGATGCTTCTGGGCACCTTGAATGAGGGTGATGAGATTATGGATTTGATTGGTCCTTTGGGAAAGCCGAGCGAGATTGAGAGGTTTGGAACGGTTGCGTGCGTTGCTGGTGGTGTGGGCACACCTGAGATTTATCCGGTGGCACGGGCTTTGAAAAGGGCGGGCAACAGGGTTATCGGAATAATTGGATTCAGAAATAAGGATTTGATTCTGATGGAAAAGGAGATGAGAGAGGTGGTGGATGAGTTGATTGTTGCCACCGATGACGGCTCCAATGGCAACAAGGGGCTGGTTACCGATATGCTGCAAAGGGTGATTGACCGGGGTGAGAAGATTGACAGGTGTTTTGCGGTTGGACCGGTGATAATGATGAAGATGGTTTCACTTTTGACAAAGAAATACGGCATTCCGACGGTTGTCAGTCTGAATCCGATTATGCTGGATGCGACCGGGATGTGCGGTGTCTGCCGGGTTGAGATAGATGGCGAGACCAAATTTGCCTGCGTTGATGGTCCGGAGTTTGACGGGCATAAGGTCAACTTTGACCTTTTGATGGCAAGGCTCAAGACCTATGTGAAGGAGGAGCGGGAGGCGGTTGAGATTTTCCAGAAGGGGTGCGGTTGCGAAAGGAGGAACCGTGGCTAA